From Oncorhynchus keta strain PuntledgeMale-10-30-2019 chromosome 8, Oket_V2, whole genome shotgun sequence:
acgtggaggaggaggagaaggaggtggtgTCCCCTGCCAAACGAGCTAAACCTTCCCAGGAGGCATCTCAAGACAGCTGTGCATCTTCAAAGAGCTCTGATGGATTCACCTACATGGGTAAATATACCTGTTACTCCTTTAAATCgtatttcttgtttttgtaaatgtaaaacattttttgtgAACAATTATTTTTAGTATATTCCATATAAGGCAACATAAAATCAGTAAATACAGCAGTACACATCAAAAAGTAATAATACATTAAGCAAAGAATCAAGAAGGAAAACACAATGTTTGACTgtcatatatacacatacctatacaCATAAACATGCACAAATAAACCCCAAACTTACAAATATAGCTTATAGTAGCAGAAAATATCCTATAATGATGATTgaaaactaattaaacatgattaAGAAAACAGTCTGTTTTTCCAGGTGATGCAGTGGTGGTGTACACAGATGGCTGCTGTTCAGGCAATGGGAAGGCCGGAGCCCGAGCTGGGATTGGGGTGTACTGGGGACGTGACCATCCTCTGTGAGTAGGCCTGGGTCTGTGGTTATAACTCATAGACTGTTTGACACTACCGTGGGTTGGTTTTCATGTGGACTCTTTACTGTAGGAATGTAGCAGAACCGCTGGATGGAAGACAGACCAACCAGAGGGCAGAATTACAGGTAAGTACTGTGTTTGTCTTATTTGTTTTAATTCTGAACTCTCTTAACCAGATTGCTGTTATTTGAATGGAATTGCCACAGCAACCTTTGGATTGTAACCCCACAGAGATTTAATCCCACATTTTGCTTCTGAATGGCACAGGCAGCCTGTAAAGCCTTGGAGCAGGCCAAAGAGATGGACATCAAGAAGTTGGTGCTCTATACAGACAGCAAGTTCACAATTAATGGTATGTGTGTGCTGCTTATAGCACTTTACTAACACTCAATCAGCAAGGACTGACTGATTGTGACATGGCTTTGTGTGATGCTGCAGGCATGATGCAGCATCTAACATTAGTAGCTAGGCCTGCTAATGCAACTATCTGAATGACTGTTGTGTTGTTTCCTCCAGGTGTCACCAGCTGGGTGAAGAACTGGAAGCTGAACAACTGGAGGCTCAAATCTGGTGGCCCTATCATCAACAGAGAGGACTTTGAAAAACTTGACAAGTTAAATGAAGAGCTGAAGGTTGTATGGGTAAATATCAATGACGCCTGTTGCTCTACATATCTGTTAATATTTTCACTTCAATTGTAGTGGGTTTCAAAGAATGGAACATAGTTTCCCAGACTATGGATGATGATTGGGTCGtgtgtcctgtgtggctcagttgatagaggttatgggttcaattcccacgggggaccagtgtGAAAATGTATGAGCTTACTCATGTAAGCTGCTCTCGATATGACTAAAATAAAGAAATATGTGAGGTCTCCTGATATGAAAatggttttagaacacctattcATACAAGGTTTTTTTTACAAGTTAATTTTTTGAatgtctttccttaatgcatttatGCTAGTCAGTTGTGTCGTGACATGgtagggggggtatacagaagacagccctatatggtaaaagaacaagtccatattatggcaagaacagctcaaataagcaaagagaaatgacagtccatcgttactttaagacatgaaggccagtcaatccggaaaatgtcaagaacttttaaagtttcttcaagtgcagtcgcaaaaaccctcaagcgttatgatgaaactggctctcttgAGGACCACCAATGGAAATGAGGACCCAGacttatctctgctgcagagaataagttcattagagttaccagcctcagaaattgcagtccaaataaatgcttcagagttcaagtaacttgatacatctcaacatcaactgttcagaggagactgcgtgaattagGCCTTTGTGGTCGAattcctgcaaagaaaccactactaaaggacaccaataagaagaagagacttgcttgggccaagaaacacggtcaatgtacattagaccggtggaaatttgtcctttagtctgatgagtacaaatttgagattattggttccaaccgccgtgtctttgtgagacacagagaagGTGAACAGATTATCTGCATCTGTGGTTCCCACCCctgaagtatggaggaggaggtgtgggggagctttgctggtgacacagactggtttatttataattcaaggcacacttaaccagcatggctaacacagcattctgcagcaatatgccatcccatctggtttgcgcttagtggtaatgtaatttgtttttcaagttggaccacagagtgaaggaaagcagccaacaagtgctcagcatatgtgggaactccttcaagcattccaggtgactacctcatgaagctgcttgagagaataccaggagtgtgcaaagctgtcatcaaggcaacttgatgtggctactttgaagaatataaaatatatttggatttgtttaacatttttggttactacatgattccatgtgttatttcatagtttggatgtcttcactattattctacaatgtagaacatattaaaaaaataaagaaaaacccttgaatgagtaggtgtgtccaaacttttgactggtactgtgtgtgagATGTATATTAAACATGCACACAAACAGTGCctttaggaaagtattcagaccctttgatttttttccacattgttaggTTACAGACTTAAAATGATTAAATAGTTGTTtaccctcaatctacacacaataccccatcatgacaaagcaaaaacaggttttataaATGATTGCTAAAATGACTTcaaacatttacataactatgcagaccctttactcagtactttgctgaagcacctttggcagtgattacagcctcgactcttctttggtatgacgcgacaagcttggcacacctgtatttgggaagtttctcccattcttttctgcagattgtctcaagctctgtcagattggatggggagtgttgctgcacagctattttcaggtctctccagagatgttggattcagttcaagtccgggctctggctgggccactcaaggacatccagAGACTTAACCCAAAGCAGCTCTTtcattgtctttgctgtgtgcttgtcctgttggaaggtgaacctttgcccctgagcgctctggagcaggttttcatcagggatctctactttgctccattaatccttgccttgatcctgactagtctcccagtccctgccgctgaaaataatccccacagcatgatgctgtcaccactatgcttcaccgtagggatggtgccagttttcctccagacaataccccatcgtggtatttggcattcaggccaaagagttcaatcttggtttcaatgCCCCTTTCCCTcggttgctcagtttgaccgggaggccagctcttggaagagtcttggtggttccaaacttcttccatttaagaatgatggaggccactgtgttgttggggaccgtcaatgctgcagaaatgttttgctacccttccccaaatctgtgcctcgacacaatcctgtctcggagctctacataCAATTTCtttaacctcatggcttgatttttgttctgtattgcactgtcatctgtgggacctAATAaacacaggtgtgtgcctttttaaaaatcatgtccaatcaattgaatttaccacaggtggactcaaagttgtagaaacatctcaatgatgatcaatggaaacaggatgcacctgagctcaatttcaagtgtcatagcaaagggtctgaatacttaaatacatttttttatacatttgcaaacatttctaaaatactgtttttgctttctcattataggtatattgtgtgtagattgctgagggaaAACATAAATGtagttaatacattttagaataaggctgtaatgtaacaaaatgtagaaaaagtcaaggggtctgaacactttccgaaggcatggtgtgtatgtatgtatgtatgtatgtatatatgtgtatgtatgtatgtatgtatgtatgtgtgtgtgtgtgtgtgtgtgtgtgtgtgtgtgtgtgtgtgtgtgtgtgtatgtatgtatatatgtatatgtatatatatatatatatatatatatatatatatatatatatatatatatatatccacctttatttaaccaggtaggctagttgagaacaagttctcatttgcaactgcgacctggccaagataaagcatagcagtgtgaacagacaacacagagttacacatggagtaagcaattaacaagtcaataacacagagaaaaaaggggagtctatatacaatgtgtgcaaaaggcatgaggaggtaggcgaataattacaatattgcagattaacactggagtgataaatgatcagatggtcatgtacaggtagagatattggtgtgcaaaagagcagaaaagtaaataaataaaaactgtggggatgaggtaggtgaaaatgggtgggctatttaccaatagattatgtacagctgcagcgatcggttagctgctcagatagctgatgtttgaagttgatgagggagataaaagtctccaacttcagcaatttttgcaattcgttccagtcacaggcagcagagtactggaacgaaaggcggccggatgaggttttggctttagggatgatcagtgagatacacctgctggagcgcgtgctacggctgggtgttgccatcgtgaccagtgaactgagataaggcggagctttacctaacatggccttgtagatgacctggagccagtgggtctggcgacgaatatgtagcgagggccagccgactagagcatacaagtcgcagtggtgggtagtataaggtgctttagtgacaaaacggatggcactgtgataaactgcatccagtttgctgagtagagtgttggaagcaattttgtagatgacatcgccgaagtcgaggatcggtaggatagtcagttttactagggtaagcttggcagcgtgagtgaaggaggctttgttgcggaatagaaagccgactcttgatttgattttcgattggagatgtttgatatgggtctggaaggagagtttgcagtctagccagacacctaggtacttataggtgtccacatattcaaggtcggaaccatccagtgtggtgatgctagtcgggcatgcgggtgcaggcagcgatcggttgaaaagcatgcatttggttttactagcatttaagagcagttggaggccacggaaggagtgttgtatggcattgaagctcgtttggaggttagatagcacagtgtccaatgacgggccgaaagtatatagaatggtgtggtctgcgtagaggtggatcagggaatcgcccgcagcaagagcaacatcattgatatatacagagaaaagagtcggcccgagaattgaaccctgtggcacccccatagagactgccagaggaccggacagcaatacctccgatttgacacactgaactctgtctgcaaagtaattggtgaaccaggcaaggcagtcatccgaaaaaccgaggcgactgagtctgccgataagaatatggtgattgacagagtcgaaggccttggcaaggtcgatgaagacggctgcacagtactgtcttttatcgatggcggttatgatatcgtttagtaccttgagtgtggctgaggtgcacccgtgaccggctcggaaaccagattgcacagcggagaaggtacggtgggattcgagatggtcagtgacctgtttgttgacttggctttcgaagaccttagataggcagggcagaatggatataggtctgtaacagtttgggtccagggtgtctccccctttgaagagggggatgactgcggcagctttccaatccttggggatctcagatgatatgaaagagaggttgaacaggctggtaataggggttgtgacaatggcggctgatagtttcagaaatagagggtccagattgtcaagcccagctgatttatacgggtccaggttttgcagctctttcagaacatctgctatctatatatatatatatatatatgatattaagtatgggatgtgtgtgtgtgatatatatacacagcaaaacaagaaatgtccctttttcaggaccctgtctttcaaagataatttgtaaaaatccaaataacttcacagatcttcaatgtaaagggtttaaactctgtttcccatgcttgttcaattaaccataaacaattaatgaacatgcacctgtggaaaggtcgttaagacactaggcaattaaggtcaaagttatgaaaacttaggacactaaagaggcctttctactgactgaaacgCCACAAGAAAGATGCCTAGGgaccctgctcatctgcgtgagcgtgccttaggcatgctgcaaggaggcatgaggactgcagatgtggtcagggcaataaattgcaatgtccgtactgtgagatgcctaagacaacgctacagggagacaggacggacagctgattgtcctcgcagtggcagacattgtgtaacaacacctgcacaggatcggtacatccggaCATCACACTTGTGggaatggcaacaacaactgcccgagttataccaggaacgcacaatccctccatcagtgctcagactgtctgtaataggctgagagaggctggactgagggcttgtaggcctgttgtaaggcaggtcctcaccagacatcaccagtaACAACGtcgtctatgggcacaaacccaccgttgctggaccagacaggactggcaaagaGTGCTGTTCACTGACGAGTcaaggttttgtctcaccaggggtgatgttcggattcgcatttatcgtcgaagaaatgagcgttacaccgaggtctGTACGCTTGAGCGGGCATCGATGTGgaaggtccgtcatggtctggggccgtgtgtcacagcatcattggactgagcttgttgtcattgcaggcaatctcaacgctgtgcattacagggaagacatcctcctccctcatgcggtacccttcctgcagactcatcttgatatgaccctccagcatgacaatgccaccacgtGCAGAACAAGCAGTCTGATtacctgcaagacaggaatgtcagtgatctgccatggccagcgaagagccaggATCTCCATCCCATTGAGAACGTCTGGGaactgttggattggagggtgagggctagggccattccctcaAAATGACCGGgaatttgcaggtgccttggtggaagagtggggtaacatctcagagcaggaactgccaaatctggtgcagtccatgaggaggagatgcactgcacaCCAGTatctggtggccacaccagatactgactgttacttttgatccACCGGGACATGCAACTACACCCATACTTTGACTGCTTTGCAATGACTGTCATTGGCTGTTGATTACATCACTTTTTCACATAGTTGGGGTCACAATAATTTTCTGATATCAAAATGGGGTCGTGGACCAAAAAAGTATTGGAACTTTCATGGATGGATGCACAACTGAAACTATTAACAGTCTCCTTCTGCCTttgactctctcttctctctctcttctttctccagttGCACATCCCAGGCCACGCTGGATACCTAGGAAACGAGGAGGCTGACAGGCTGTCCAGAGAGGGGGCAGCAAAACGCTCACATTAGCCCTACAAGATAACAGCCCAATATGTCATATTTACTTATCTTGTTTCTCGGTTAAATTCTATCAAATTGGGAGTTCAAGAATTAATAATTCAAGAtcgttttgtgtgtgtggggggggcattTTTCATTTTCCAGGATATTTTTTTGTCTTTTCTGTTGGGCTGCCAAGTTCTTTTCCAAAGAACAATGTTCTGTTTCTAAGTTAGTTTGTTTTTATTAAATAAAGCATCCTGTCTGAAATATTGTTGGTTGTTTAATTTAAGGAATTCCTTTAGCTTTTACCTGTAGCATAATATGAGCATGCATTAATACTGTAAAGTAATTCCATTGTGGTAGTAAAGTCGGCCTATTcactaaccacgtttccatccacagtttgtATGCCAGTAAAGTAGGGCTGACGCAAATTAGTCAACTGGTCGATTCTTTGGTCGACCGAGATTGTTTTAGTCTAGCAGTAACAAATATATATTTGCCCCCACCTCAGTGAATTTATCTATTGCGGAGGCCTATACTAAAATCAAATGTATGCTTGATCtgaaaatgtggtcggaggctCCATATGGAGGTTGTGACGCAATTGATTGACGGTAGGCGGGGCGGTACATCTTGTATAAActcaaactcacttccttgacaacagctctgcaCTGATCCGCAAAGCGCAAGAATTATGAATGCCCTGAGTTCTGCTCAGGCCATATCACCGTAAATGATGCACGGCCAAAGCAGACGTCGGATTGACCATGCATCCAGATGTACAATGCGCTCCCCCGCCAATTTGTGAATTGTTTGCGTTTGATTGTTACTGtatatcaattccccattacatttCACCATATCACCGTTAATTCTTACAATTTCTAATCAACAATGTTTGTTGCTTTAGTTACAGCAATTATTTTAATACATTCAATATTCGTATTCCTGTCTTCACGTTCTCGTTGTCTAAGTGAACACACTGTTTGCATAGTGCACAACCTATGCTACATTGTGAGAAACAACATTTGGTTTATTTCATCCCATTTACCAGGTTTGTCAATTTAGTAGTCTTTTGTTTGAAGGGCGCTCCTGTCGATGTTGAGTAAGGACGCGcacgcatagaagtaggcctctaTAGGATACCTGGCAAAtgtttccagctctctccctttcgGTCACCACTCGAAAGGGAGAGCACGGCCGAAAATGTCGTGTTCTGATCCAGTGGAATTACTTCTTATCTAgctgattacttcttatcagtgcttgacttggactgaaataggttgcGGTGTTGGTCAGAAAATCTCCCCCCTGCCAGAACCCCCccaagcaataaacatttcagaacaactatGGCTGAATTATTATCCTTACACTTTCAAAAATACTAGTCGAATAATACATGGGAGGGATGACGACTTTTGGCAAAGAGATGTATTTATAGACTAATTCTAATCAGTAGCGGATTTAGGTACaggcgacatgggcagccgcccACAGCAGCATCTTGCCGGGGGCGGCACCGGGCGCTGGGGAGGGCGCTGAAGGGAGGGTTCGCCCAGGGCGCCATACCAGCTAGAACCGTCACTTACAGCTGaaacaaatagcctacagctgtgtctgtcccgagctcacttggggaaactctgagggcccagaatactttatacaatgttgcaagtgcgttgcagacaggccatgtgtagccagTGTGATGAATatgatatttatttttaatcgggatattttctacctgcaggctgcaatgttaaaaacatttttacatagttggcaatggcaatagaagttactttAAGTTTGTATCATTTTTATTTAGATTGGGTGGGAGGGGGTTCTATTAAGCAATAAGAAACGTGTTTTAAGAAGGtaataccaaggatcatttagctatttgattttgaacggaccccttgaagtatcataatatatatttttttatgattTGATTACATTTTTTCTGCCTCACTACTACACTGGGGATTAAGTCAAAATAACTTATTTAATCTATTCAAGTCAACTAAATGTGTGAAATGTGTTGATTTGACAAATCATGTTAAGTTAAGTTGACAACAACTCAATAAAAGCTGTAAACATAAAAAATCAAGTTCAGTTCGCAAAGAACAATTTGCTCAGTCAACTTTCAAATCAGAACTAATAAGTAAAATAAACTAAAACAAGATCCCAGTTGTTGACAAAAAATGACATGTTATATTAACTACAAGTCATGAAATTGTCTTAATTTACAAAACCAAGTTGAATCAGCTATGAAGTATCTCTTCCCTCAACTTTCAAATTAGATCCAATAggtcaaatgaaataaataaagacaACATTTGTTTGGACTTTAAATGTCCAGTTAGGATAACTACAAATCTTGTAATGAACTTTACTTACAAAATTAAGTTAAATCTGCTAAGACCTATGTGTTAATTTAACGTTCAATTCAGAACCAAGAAGTCAAATCAACAACACCAAGATAACAGTTGTGTTTACTAAACATTTCATGTTTTGATAACTACAATTAATTACACTGTCTTAACTTACAAAATCAATTTGAATCATCTAAGAACAATTTGTTCAGTCAGCTTTCAAATCAGAACTAATAAGTCAACTAAGCTAAAACAAGATCCTAGCTGTATTGACAAAAAATGGCATGTTATATTAACTACAAGTCATTACATTGTCTTAACTTAGAAAATCAAGTTGAATTAGCTATGAACTATGTGTTCCCTCAACTTTCAAATTCGATCCAATAAGACAAATGAACTAAATTAATACAACAGTTGTCTTGACTTTACATGTCAAGTCAGGATAACTACAAATCTGTACATTAACTTAACTTACAAAATTAAGTTAAATTGGCTGAGACCTATGTGTTAATTCAACTTTTAAGTCAAATCAGTGGTCTGTGCAACTGCTTCCAGTGCACATGTGCAGTTGTGTGGGATTGAGTCTGGGTTTGAACTTCTTAATTATTGCCCTAATAGTGTACTTATTACTTATTGTttaatagtttttttgtgtgtgttttttctttTCCACATTGTGATTGATGAAAAATGCATATTCCATGAGTGTTAAGTTATTTTTATACCCCAGTTAAAGGAGCCATGGAAGTTCACAATACAGATCCCCTTTTCATACGTAAGAATCCCTATGGGGTGCTAACATTTGTCACAATTGTCATTTTGTTGATCAGTTTGTTTTAAATGGAATTTGATTGGTGCAACTTTGCTGGAGTGACTTCCCCCGTTTTCCATGCAGCCAATAAATTCTTGTTTTGTCTGTGAGGGAAAAGGTCACATGCTATATCTAATTTTCTCATTTCTGACACCAATGCAGCAAATGTTAAAGAATATGGAGCCACATAGCATGAAATGTGTCAATTGTATGGGCTATGGGTTACTATTCTGTTAGCTGAGGGTTACAGGTTTTTACTGCATGAAGGTCATGTGTAACTCTGCCAAGCTGCTTGCTTAGCAAGACGGCCTATTGCTTATTCCTGTAAGACTAACTGGAAGTGGCTCTGGAAGATAGTGTCTGCTAACTGACTAAACTGTAGGAGAATGATTTACATATACTATTTCACTATGCATTCACATGTATTAGTGATCCTAATATTGGGCCTAAGCTTTCATGGCAGGCCATCTAGCAATTTGTGTTTGGTGAGGCCAATGTAGTGAAAGTAATATGTGTAATGTTGCAATTGGTTATAAAATAGATTAactacacacaaaaaaacattcgGAATGCATCAGATCACCTGTCCCATTGTGCGATATTTGTGTAGAGTTTGCTCCTTGTTTGCCATTGATAGGGGATATAGATCAAACTTAATTTGGTTTAGCACTTGCTCCTTGTAATTCTAGTAATCAATGAATTCTTTAACAAAAGTGTACAATGTTTAGAATCAAACATATGTTTTATTTACTTAAGCCCTTGTCATACTATCACAATTTATTTTAGAACTCAGTGTTAATTTATAGGCGGCTGCTTCCTTTCAGGAATTGGCTTGATGAAGACTGTGCTTCGACAACTATTCTACTGCATTCAGCAGCTTAGCAAAAGGTGAGTATCTCCTTTAAAACAATACAACCACACTAACATGGTGTGTATCTACTTGGTAACCTACACGGTATGAATATTTATTGGGTAAGTCAACAAGTGCCCTTAATAAAAAAGAATGATAACTTTTCAGCACAAGAATAGCAAGGACATTAGCCACTATGTTACATGCCAGCGAACGTTAGCTGCTTAGCACCGCACACGCTCAATGTTAATTTGGTTAAATTAGGAAAGAAAAACAGATATTTGGCTACATTTGGCAAATATTATTTTACTCTATCAGTTTAAATCGGATTACCTGTGCAATTCTGCTACGTATACTGTAGTAAAATTGTAGTTAGGCTTGCTGTTATGTGCTGTTAAATAGGACCGCTCTAGCCAGCAGCACACATGGCG
This genomic window contains:
- the LOC118387093 gene encoding ribonuclease H1-like, which produces MVKGKFFYAVRKGLNPGVYQTWDECKKQIDKFPHASYKKFAAEKDAWAFVRGEARSITPDVSEGTSYEATLPRRAPEALEYIPIGQKRHYNHVEEEEKEVVSPAKRAKPSQEASQDSCASSKSSDGFTYMGDAVVVYTDGCCSGNGKAGARAGIGVYWGRDHPLNVAEPLDGRQTNQRAELQAACKALEQAKEMDIKKLVLYTDSKFTINGVTSWVKNWKLNNWRLKSGGPIINREDFEKLDKLNEELKVVWLHIPGHAGYLGNEEADRLSREGAAKRSH